Below is a window of Clostridiales bacterium DNA.
CTTTTGTTCATCTGTTTGATGGCTTTTTGCATGTATTCGCCCTGGCGGACCATACGTTCCTGGTTGGTGCCGGAGCCGACGGTCATACGGGCGCGGACGAACTGTTCCGCTTCCTGCCCGTGCAGGGTCACCGTGCTGCCTTTTGTCCAGGCGGGGTTGACCGGGGTCATGTCAAAGTCCATATGGACCTGGACGCCGCCCAGGGCATCGTTCAGGGTGGGGATTGCGCCATAGTCAACCATGTACCAGCCGTCGATTTCCAGTCCGTCCAGCAGGGTCTGCAAGGAACGGATGGTGGATTTTGCGTTGGCTTCAGGCGTGTCGCCGTAGTAATGGGATAGGCAGATCTGCATCACCCGGGAGCCTACCTCGTTGCCGAAAACGCCCAGGACGAACACGTCCGCCATGGTGTCACGGTCAATCTGCAGCTGGTGGATCTGTTTGCCGGTGTGGTCGATGGCCAGCAGCAGCAGGAAGTCCGCCGGGGAGCCGCGCCGGTAGGTTTGGGAGCCGGTGGCTTCCGGGTCGCCGTGCTGGTCGATACCGGCGATCAGGAGAGTGGTAACTGCCGGCTTTTCCCGGTAGGTGCGGCCGTTCCATTCGATGGTCTTCAGCTGGCCGAATCCCTCGGTCATGCTGCCGCGGGATTCCGTATACTGG
It encodes the following:
- a CDS encoding LCP family protein; translated protein: MNKRIIIKAAVLIILAAIVLAGILLFLRNTDDSQYTESRGSMTEGFGQLKTIEWNGRTYREKPAVTTLLIAGIDQHGDPEATGSQTYRRGSPADFLLLLAIDHTGKQIHQLQIDRDTMADVFVLGVFGNEVGSRVMQICLSHYYGDTPEANAKSTIRSLQTLLDGLEIDGWYMVDYGAIPTLNDALGGVQVHMDFDMTPVNPAWTKGSTVTLHGQEAEQFVRARMTVGSGTNQERMVRQGEYMQKAIKQMNKRISSDPAFGESLLKSLETIATTNMTTKRLAEELNQAYNYEILPIDHPAGEYTIGDDGYVEFHMQKDAGIDWILEHLYSLPE